One Primulina eburnea isolate SZY01 chromosome 4, ASM2296580v1, whole genome shotgun sequence genomic window, aaaatattcaacgAAGTAATAGTtatgtaaataattatttaacgaGTAGTgttatgatataattttttaatgtaTTAATTTCTGACACAAATTGGCaactaatatatattaatattaatcaaacaaatatatctatataatttcattatttgacttattttatcattaatttatagaagaagaaaaaatagatTCAGCACGTTTCAGACTTTTTCCCCATTATTTAACAataaatttttagtttttatttttaaataaataatcgaacagaatcggaatcgaCGGTTCATGGATACGATTAGATAAAGGACCCAGTTTTTTAAACCTCGAACCGGTGGTTCAGTACAGTCTAATGCCTAGAGTCGAATCATTTCCTCAAATGGGCagttaatattttttcttcCCCTTCTCCTGTAGAACAAACAAGGGAGCTTCAGATTTGTCGCGACAGTAAATGTTatggttttcttcatttttcaTTGATTTTGAGTTTCTTTTAAAGCGGGGATTGATCTTGTTGAAACCGTTCGCATAGAAGATTATTTTTTGAGTTGAGCATTGTGGCGTTCTGTGCTCGAATCTGAATCAGCGAAGATGATGGCCTTCGAGATGAACGACCGGAAAAGTGAGTTGATGTCATCCTCGCATCTTCAttcctttttattttttctttttaatgatTGTTTTATGTGATTGTTGTTCGTGCGTGTTGGTGCATCGTGTGCAAGCATGTGTTTATAGGCATTTTGCGGATTTTTTGGTGGTGACGAAAAGTCGCTGATTTTTGCCTGTTTCTATGCTGTTCAACAACGAGAATTGTGGTTTATAGATCAACctagttatttggattaaatttCTGCTTTGAATCTTCGATAACCTTGCAGCAATAAATTGAGGGTGCCTAAGATTTAATCGTAAACCAACATTATTCATTTTTTTACGTAAGCAATCAAGCTATCGTGTATTTGTTTATCAACTTTGTTTATTTGCATAGATAGTGGCATTTGAGTTTCATTCCTTCGTTTTGCCAAAATTTGATGTCCTGATGTTCTGGAGGAGGTTTTAATTTGGGAGTATGAAAATAACGGACTTGCTCTTGTTCTTTTTTACTCTGTTTTCATGAAACAGAAATTGGGCTCGGTTTGACTGGTTTTGGAGTGTTCTTTTCATTTCTGGggataattttctttttcgataaGGGACTGCTGGCAATGGGGAACGTAAGTTTATGATTCTAATGGTTGACTAGGTGTTTCCCAATTATTCTTTTCATGTCTCATTTTCCACTAGCTGTCTTGTTTAATTCAACAGGTCCTCTTCATCTCAGGAGTGGCATTAACCATTGGACTAAAGTCGTCTGCACAATTCTTCATGAAACGTTCAAATTATAAGGTTCACTAGGCTTATAAATGACTTGCCATTCATATGGATTTTTGTCTCATCTTGTATCACATTTTCTATAGGGAACAGTTTCATTTGGTGCTGGCTTCGTTCTTGTTATAATTGGATGGGCCGTACTAGAGATGATCCTCGAGGCATATGGTTTCGTTGTACTCTTTAGGTGCACTACTTCTCAGAATACAAGATGATAATTGTTTTAACTATTGTTAGTCTCCATCTTCCCCTTCTTGATTTGGTATTTATCATGTATTTGCAGTGGATTTTGGCCAACTTTGGCTGTTTTTCTGCAGAAGATACCTATCATAGGTTGGATTTTCCAGCAGCCTCTTGTTAGATCGGTATGCTTGTTTTCATTGTTATTAgaattattttcttttcaaatgcAGAAACAATTATGGCTTTAATGCTAGTAACTAATAAAGGATCACATAGAAGGATTCCGACCATTTTTTATGGTTTGATGGATGGTCAATATTGCTCATGGCTCTAGCCTAGGACATTGTCTGGTGTGTGAATGTTGTGTTAAGTTTTCGTGGTCTCCTTGCATAGAGTGCTCCACATGTTTTGCTGGAATTCTTCCATGTTAGTAGGAGCTGTGACGTATTAATTGAACAATGAAGATCATCTTCGAAATCTGATTTGTGGTATCAAATTCGgtagttatttttattttattgattgaACAATTGATATTGGCCCTTGAATATTAATATGGTTAATTTACTAATTTACGACCTTCCATTTGAAATCCCTCAAAGATGAAGCCTTGGAATAATGCTGAATTACATCAATGAATTAAACGTCTTCCAAGTGGAACTACGTGACTAGTGGAAAAAGAAACTGATCACTTGTTTATTTAGAGATGTCATGCTACCTATGGATatatgtaacgtaccgtattctgaagtacttgaaatttgcgaaaaaataaaaattttcttaaatacaaaataaactttcaaatttgcaTTAAAATAACCTGCTCGTCTGAAAACATTTGCAATCAAAACAACCAAAACCAAGTTTGCCAAAAGtaataatcatttaaacatcaaaaaccacttcattaaaatcagagtatttgaaacatttcataatttcttaaaaacatgggcggtcctcgagtttagcctcctgctcagtccaagccggctcattggtccccacccctcgtctcctcaaagtcatcctcacctgcatcgatcaagtctagtgactctaaagactcaacatgtataaactggatatAACAAGTagtacgtaataaaatcacatgcgtctttaaaatagagcgtacatacttgaaacttgaacatagtagcataaacatacttgaaacttgaacgtagtaGCATAAACATAGATGTGTCATCATCATAAGACTTTtcctaaacatacttgcatcatacagacttgagcatacataacatcattttgcgtagagatatgtttcaaagcaagctACCCATACATAAATGCTCCTGATTAGACTAAACCACATTATGGGCTGAGAGGGAAGATCcattgccacatacatgagatccccgttcataatttaacgggtggattgatccctagtcatactttaccgctttccaatcctgatctaaactcgttcataatttaacggggtggattggtccctggtcatactttaccgctttccaattccatacataatttggtcacaagacatttagcatacctcaaaaacttaaaagtattttctttgcacgtcgaacatacttacttggcgttgagggatttgttggatctcgcttggtgccactgctgcacatactagcaTGAACTCAAACACTTAACTTTCATATCTTAGACGTGGGTACTCGAGCTCGCCACCgaagtaaataaatagcttatgacattctgaatcactcgggacttgacctcgtttaatcatcgtactaaaccatgacatagaaccccaaaacaaatcatatattttatattcatacccacaaaacaaatcctatactttatattcatattttttttaaaatttttttaaaatgggggtacacggaccccgtgtaggggtccgggtaggTGCTGGAAATTcacattttgaaggaaaaagagacacggactccgtgtcgGGGTCCGGGTAGCCTCTGCACAtggaaactcacgaaaattcgcTATCTTATTTATTCACTcattcaatccaagcctaaggaccatgaaccaacacctcgagactcatcatAGGATGCTattacatttattcaaactcgTACAAACACTCCAAACGTCCCCAAGCATCAACAAGcaacttcaatacaacaataacccgtaattcGACGGCGTTTCGCTTCCtatgacttctattacatctcaagccaatcccgacccaaaagaaccatcaaataacacataaatacatcccataacatatctaaatgcagtagcacaagctcGGCGATGCCCATCGAAgcatgcaacaaataacttcaagaacatgtcaagaacaaattttcataaaaatcgcagtttgagcagtcccacgaaaacgatGATAACTCAttcatttcttatccaaatattttgaatttaccgtcaaatcgaaggtatcgaaaagttctacgtttcaTATGTTAAATGTTTTTCCAGAAACTCGACAGAAAAATTGCAGTAATTCAAATGACAGCAAAttacgagttttagatctaaaaacgtTTCGAAAATCGATCCAacaattttctgctcaaactttgcacatcacacatggatttttacTCATAATaaacaacacaacacataatatgacgaaaTCGACGCAGAGAAAATAGAATATACATGTCTTTAATCTTTAaagttaccgaaacgacgacaccgaagcgagAAGAATGCGAAAGAGGATCCAGGACAAACGTGGcacgattttcttgaagaaaaatgacgaaacttgctggaaaattaCAGGGGAGAGGGGCGGATGCTCTAACCtctaagaaccctagttttgctctcaaaaatctgaaatgatatGGAATGAAATGTGTGTGCTGatggtgtgtgtaaaaacgtgtaagtgtgtgtaacgtgtgtgatTAATTAGGGGTAATTAGGGGCTAATtagcttaattaaataaataataagcaATTAACATGATAATTAAAATACCAATTCTCCACTAATTTATTAGCATCcctaaatttgaaataaaatgcacatgcattaaactttaaaagtttaaaaatcttataatcacctaataaattaaattaggcttttaaaatgctaaaaactcaataaatcgtttaaaatgccccaaaccgaacttaaaataaataccacattttaaaattgccaaaatagTCGGCGGTCTCTTTTTTCTCGATCCCACATCGAATAATCgcatgaaacatgaaactcgagaaaacattttaacgtgcataacataaacataaataatttaaaataatgcaatttcataaaacatgcatcgctataaataattttaaacttaaataaacaatttaacaattaaatagtGCATGAATTTTACGTGTACTGCATTTGGATTCTACAATATATTTTATGGTTATGTAGTCCATTTAAAAGAATGATTCTGCCATTAGACTTAATCCTAACTAAAGTAACAAGGGTTTGAACCATTTTTAACTAAAGTAACAAGGGTTAGACTATGTATGAAATAGACCTGCTCATGCTCGTTTTCGTTATCCTGATATTCGGAATTGTGTGTTCTTTGCAGTTCTTTGATCGTCGACGTGGAAATAGAGTACCTGTATAAATGTATAGTTTTGCAGCTCCTACACTTTCTAGTGCTGTAAAAACCTTTCATATCATCGTTTTCCTTAGAAATTGATTGACAGTATGGTATGCTCCGTCGAGGAAATGTGCATGACTTATATACATGTTAATATTCTTGACCTGGCTTCACTTGTTTGTCACCTGATGCCATCAATTCTTTGTATTTTTCCTTTCAACAGAACATAGTCACGTTTATATACAGGAAAGAATTCGGTATACCTTGGTGTGTAGGATAGGTTGTGAGTAGATTCTACGATCATTGTTATTCTATGTTTGGCTCATTTTTTGTTGAGGTCATAGACAATCATGAATCATCCGCTCATTACGAATTACTTCCTATGTATGGCTCACTAAAGTAacttttttggcaaaaacttgtgtgagacggtctcacgggtcatattcgtgagacggatctcttatttgggtcacccatgaaaaagtattactttttatgctaagagtattactttttattgtgaatatgggtagggttgacccgtctcacggattatgatccgtgagacggtctcacatgagactcactcaactttTTTTTACAAATCTATTCcgtgtatatttttattttctaaataGTCCTATATATCTAATAATGATGTAAATcactaaaatttaattatattagcccttaatatttttatttgctaAAATATACATTTACTTAAATAAAGGTACAATATATCAACATTTAATGGCTAAAACTATTTAATTTGAATCAGATTAgtgtttttttaataaagtGTAATTATATTGGTATAATgtttaaaattgtatttttaattcTGGTTTTATGTTATTTGAGTAGATAAAAAAATATCTATTTAGAGGCAagaataaaaatccataaaaataaTCAATTTACCTAACAATTATTTAAGGATTGCCAGAGTATGAAACGTATATTTGGTGACTCTGAACATCACTTATTATACACTAGCAACAAGGCGCACAGATTGCATGTGTATAACGAAATATATGAATATTGAGTGTTAAATATTTGTAAATAAAATTGTATTGTAAAAGTACTTCGTTGAGTTGTGGATATTTTTATATGTATTGCAAGAATCAGTGTATGGAAGTGCTAAGTTCTTGATCGAGTGTAAGGTGTTTGAGTGTTGGTGTTTTCTCGTGTTCAAATATAAAGACGACACAAAGATACATAGTGGTTTGGATAAAGGCGATCCTACATCCCACTTGATCAAAGTAGATTAATTCACCATCACAAAGGACGACAATGTTTCTTATGCCTCACCATAAATCTGTACTCAATTTATTTGAAAGCAATGTGTTggtaaaaatttcataaaaaccCAGTAGTAAATACTAATCACAACACAACgaacataatataaatacacAATTTCATAAGAAAAAAACAGTAGAATCTGCACACCCATAAGATTGAATATCAAAGTTGCATGAAAAAGGAGTTCATAACACTGCACAAAATGAGATAGcatcatataataataaaatgatgcaaaacctgttgggacatcgtattctcgcacccaagacgcaacgaaaatttaaaaattttgttcttaGGACGCTcgactccaaactattccgtTGTTTAGTCAGATATAACCCTTCTTGTAATTTCCTATGAACGGCTCTTCTCATTTGAtcgcctaattaggtccaccaTCGAAAGTTCTGTTCCTCGTTTGGATTGCACTAAATCAGAAACGATTTATGCGTTGAGACTGTAGCTTCTGAATTTCCATAAATCTGGAGACAAAGCGGCACGATGATGGAAGATAAAAAAAAGTGGCTGAAATTTTTCACACAAATTCCTATAAGGTGGTCGTGAGTTACATGCTTCATAAACAAGGATTTTTGCTTAATCTTGGTAATTAATTCTTAATCAAATATTAACTAATAATATTGATTCTTAATAAATATTAAGCAAATCAATTTTGCTTTTTATTGCCAAAATCTCTTCCAATTTTCCTTATGTTGGCCGTGACTTTTACTTTGGGAATTGGagagaattttttttgttttgtgcgcaaaacttttcttttttttttaaccgCATATGATGTATATATAGAAGTTGACTCCTAATCCAATTAGGAGTTCATCTCCCACAAAAACTCTATATAATGTATGTATTAActtttaataatacatgatatattaatatcacatacacatattttatatcaccatataaaatatatacatgcatatgtagattaattaaattaaataaccatcatttaatttataaaattaactccttagttaatttaattctagactaCTCTAGAACATTTATGAGAATTTGTACATGTTAGTAGTCACCACTATTAGCAAcaacatttaattagtaaattccaaacttactaaaaaaatgattccgaactcattataaccatgatcgacgatccgagagcgCCGATGTATCAaagatacaagtcttgttcatataatgaaactcgaaaattttgaatatcaaaattttcgCTCATCATATTGGGCAGCTGCTAattttagtgaactccttcacaaaacaggGAGTTCTACTCTCCTTCATTATTGAGCAATCATGTTAacttctgtggggacccggacgctaattcatgtcttaatTATTGTTCatgtcaaatataacaattaagaaaagtgggactaatttttttttaaaattataaatgcggaaacgtaatagtTTTCTATCTGATAAACATGTCAATATCAAAGTGCAAGTCATGTACTACATGtctctatctcaactaggttcaacgactatacatccagtgctgaatcatattctgcttctgggcctggatcaccacgctaactataatttctcatcctcttcctgatcctgatcatgtcccacttgttgtcatgcacacatacaaacaagacaacagccggataactccggtgagaattacattcccagtataaatcatgtatacatgcatttcatataaacagaaAGATATAAAAGTATGAAacagatattcataacatgtatcaaaatcataaacatgaatcaatacaaactctgaatcacactaTGTGGCTCTTATACTCACATGAATCAATGCAACTCTGTATCACACTCTATGACTTttagactctgactcgactcgtCCTAATCTTGGGATCTCGATCtaaataagaacatacaccaacctacactcccgatcggggtggtggtacgTTCGTATTCACTGACTTTGGCCCTTTCCGTATCGAATCTCAGTGATAGGAGCTGCTCTAATCCCCAACATATCGATACGACCAAACGTCCGGCATCTTGGAGAATCAGCCATAGACTAGGCACATCCTCCCTGGCATATCTGCCAATCATCTAGGCATATCAGCCCTggcatatcctgccaaacctctgtgacaatgtgcaatgggccagtgacgattccatcactatctggCACCTCTGTCACGAGATCACTCTTCTACGACTAGATGcatccgcctatgactcaatacataaatcagTAGACCAAAGATATCcatctcattcaattgcaaatatcaatgcaataaggtaaaatatgtgattttgggagacTCAAGTCAAATCAAACTCGAGTTCTGCAATCCcaaatcaacattgatttataccttttttttagttctgtcgaagtctcgaactcactgcctgtcaatatcaatctggcaatgacaatatcgaatatatTGTGTCAATGTACACTCAATTcaagacctgttctgatcaatactcaaatcaagatataatctgatcaatgtcaactaTACAACGATACAGTCTCAATCAATAGCGAATCTaattaatatcaatctactgatgtttcgacggcataacaataccatctcaataaccccgtcaatctcaacatcacatatataataacaTGGCTCATAATCACTATcagtacaactcataatctcaacaataacagatcataatctcaaatctgtacaatctcgatcatatcagttctgaaaatcataaaaaatacaTACACAGTCAGTTCTCCGATCTGACTCATTTATATACCGATCAGTAtatccagaacacataataataagcaaatcataattctcccaatatcataatttcaaatcatatctgtaatagccgagcccggtgtacggtacggtttaagctttattgtgttaattgggtttatgattagtcgtttatagttgtgttttgggctatagtattattggttattatatatttgaggtattagttggtgttgattgttcgtttcagcgtttcggatcgattttagttgagtttgtactgttcattgccgtgagtagagtgcacccgcgctcttagatgagtgcccccgcggtgtactattcatcattttgcatttttagggccgtggcatgaccgcacccgcggcagtgcaaggactgcacccgcggtgtgcaccgcacccgcggtaattgtagcaccgcacccgcggtgatcgtgcatgagaattattttggtatgccgagagcatggcgcacccgcggtgcttgtgttggcgcacccgcggtgtagtgacccgttccagaatcacctactaattgaaaactaagcatgcaattaacttaataattactaatcagagataatagcggaaacaactaacaaatgatagttatacaacccaaacgaactctagaacaactcaaaataaggtaaagaatatctggtacaaccatatcgaatcaaatgataccgaaactaaaccaaccggctactcaacgtcctcctcctgctcctccggaaccatccaacctgagacctgccccgagggaatggggtgtccaagataaacaaaaccgaggacgtgagcgataagaacgcccagtacaaaagtatgagtatacagacctatatgaaatgcacatgctatgatcatgataccggggtagtcaagaaacaggaatcacaaaaggatctcaacaatgctcagtctagaggcgccaagtggatagtgccgcgcggtccaacctctgggtcactgcatccactacaagacagacgtggacctaaaatgtcccggaccaccgaagccctcccgacccgtcggccactgtgtactctcggtgtccatgcgtccacaagacagggctgagcggccccaagatatagcttatctcgaaagagatacagctcaacagcaaaggctatctcgaaggagatacggctcaacatgaaatgcaacgtgcagtaataaacgtgacataatagcatgcatcatatgacatatatcaatgcaccacataatcatgcaacacatatatgaatgtatactcaaccaggatatctcggatagtactttcgtacctctatcacagcaatcctaatccactggaacaaccagacaacaggtctaatccaagcctattcatcaagtgaaaaccatcactaaacttatctaccagacttaactagataatcctgagataaatactgataaaattccaaaccttcgtccgtcgctagcccgctgatgccgctggctcccaactagagcacagctctgctacaagaccagcagctccccgctagtgcccaaatctcggaacaagactagaacctgtcagaaacgactgaaatgctatggaactctctgaattggcgagtcaaaatgaggaaatccgaccactatttataggccatgttcggatcctccgaacaccacttcggaacgtccgaacgctacgtgtccactggctcttgacagctcatgatcggatcctccgatcatacacttcggaacgtccgaactcccacgtgtcgatcaactcttgacacctaatgatcggatcctccgatctcacttcggaccttccgaactcttcggtgcttccgaaccatcttcggaccttccgatcatgattaatcaccattaatccgttaattacccaattcggcattcgggctactacattctcccccccttaaaagatttcgtcctcgaaatcaggcttagagaatgaacaaaacgaaataacaacatcgctattatatctcaattgttgttgaatacaactgatatctcgattacaattgaaaaacacaaacatatacaaagcaaaactcaaaagagctctggatgttctgaacgcatacgactctctaactcccaagtggcttcttcagtgcctctgcgctgccactgtactaagacaagaggaatgatcttattccgcaacaccttgtctttgcgatcgagaatctgaactggtcgttctacgtaagacaaatctgattcaagttgaacttcagagggatgcaagatgtgagactcatctgctacgtatcgtctcaacaaagatacgtggaacacatcatgaataccggacaaatacggaggtaatgctaacctgtaagctaaatctcccacacattctagaatctcaaaaggaccaatgaatctcggagatagcttacccttgagaccaaatctcaaaatcctgcgaaaaggcgaaactcggagaaacactttctcacctggctgaaaataaagaggtcgccgcttggtgttcgcataactagcctgtcgatcctgggcaatcttaatcctcttcttgattactgcaactttatcaatagcctgctggactaactccggtccctcaacatgtcgttcaccaacttcgtcccagaataaaggagtacgacaacgtcgcccatacaacgcctcaaatggtgccataccaatactacgatggtagctgttgttgtacgcgaactcaatcaaaggcaaatgatcctgccaagcgggtccgaaatccataacacaggctcgcaacatatcctcaagcgtacggatagtcctctctgactgaccgtcagtctccggatgataagcagtactcagactcagtgtagtacccaaaactgactggaaactaccccaaaaccgtgaggtaaaacgaggatctctgtcactgacaatactgacaggcactccatgcaaacgtacaatctcctgaatgtacaatcgagccatacgatcgaaagtgaaatcccggttataagacagaaaatgagcagacttggtgagtcgatccaccactacccaaatagcgtcactattcctcgacgataatggcaagtgagtaatgaaatccatcgcgatatgctcccacttccattcaggaataggtagattcaacaataatcctccaggtcgacggtgctctgccttaacctgttgacaaacaagacacttggaaacaaactgataaacactgcgcttcatccctttccaccaaaatcgtgtcctcaagtctttatacatcttattacttcctggatgaatactcaacttacttcgatgagcatgagataagatctcctccctcaaattatcatcttctggtactacaactcgattagacaaacacagaagaccattagactgataatggaaaccgctatctccacccgctaaccga contains:
- the LOC140829790 gene encoding vesicle transport protein GOT1-like, which encodes MMAFEMNDRKKIGLGLTGFGVFFSFLGIIFFFDKGLLAMGNVLFISGVALTIGLKSSAQFFMKRSNYKGTVSFGAGFVLVIIGWAVLEMILEAYGFVVLFSGFWPTLAVFLQKIPIIGWIFQQPLVRSFFDRRRGNRVPV